From the Gemmatimonadota bacterium genome, one window contains:
- a CDS encoding phytanoyl-CoA dioxygenase family protein: MGLLTHDEKLFFKDNGYLVKRDVLPSALLERAVDGLWHGVWADRSDPQTWVNAEPKKPESSDPTLHRSIVYDYGVFDMAEEMAGKGRLTEWAEPTPLFRYPTGTDKWSKPSGGHVDGYGQKDLTVAGFTIAATVYLCDIKLRSGGFCVWPGTHAKMADYFRSHSLLSVNRQFLDPNEPPNQIHMGTIIDLPDPMEITGPAGTVIFWHGLMVHSASKNCSRNIRMGLFTRFKWKNWNELQFETPDDMWEYWEGLNGR, translated from the coding sequence ATGGGGTTGCTTACTCATGATGAGAAGCTGTTTTTTAAAGATAATGGGTATCTGGTTAAGCGAGATGTTTTGCCCAGCGCATTGTTAGAACGCGCTGTGGATGGTCTGTGGCACGGTGTCTGGGCAGATCGTAGCGATCCTCAGACGTGGGTGAATGCGGAGCCGAAGAAGCCCGAGAGTAGTGACCCGACGTTGCACCGGTCTATTGTGTATGATTACGGTGTGTTTGATATGGCAGAAGAGATGGCGGGCAAGGGGCGGCTGACCGAGTGGGCTGAGCCGACGCCGTTGTTCCGCTATCCCACGGGTACAGATAAATGGTCAAAGCCTTCGGGCGGGCATGTGGATGGCTATGGGCAAAAGGATTTGACGGTGGCTGGTTTTACCATTGCTGCGACTGTGTATCTCTGTGATATCAAGCTCCGCTCGGGCGGGTTTTGCGTGTGGCCGGGCACGCATGCAAAGATGGCGGATTATTTCAGGTCGCATTCTTTGCTGAGTGTGAATCGCCAGTTTTTAGATCCCAATGAGCCACCCAATCAGATTCACATGGGGACGATTATTGATTTGCCCGATCCAATGGAGATTACAGGTCCCGCAGGTACGGTGATTTTCTGGCACGGCTTGATGGTTCACAGCGCGAGTAAGAATTGCAGTCGCAATATCCGCATGGGATTGTTTACGAGGTTTAAGTGGAAGAATTGGAATGAGTTGCAGTTCGAGACGCCAGATGATATGTGGGAGTATTGGGAGGGATTAAATGGCAGATAG